A window of Vidua macroura isolate BioBank_ID:100142 chromosome 4, ASM2450914v1, whole genome shotgun sequence genomic DNA:
AAAAACTAATGAGAACAGGAGAGGATGTGGCTCCTGCACTTGCTCAGCCCCCAAAATTTGTTTGCTGTCTGCTTCCCTCCGCCCCAAACCCTCCTGGTCTGCCAGGACCCCTTCCCTGGGGTCTGGATAGGTCATGGAGCGTGGTCTGGCTGTCGGGGCGATGGATGGACACACGGATGGGACAAAGACAATCCCTTGGGCatcctcccctctcccaccGTTCTAAAAACCCTGAATTCCCTCCCGGGTGTGCGAGGGCTCCGTGACAGGAATCCCGGGATCCCGTGCCGCCCTCACCGGTGCTGCAGCAGATGCCGGGGGCGGCGCAGCTCCCTCCGGAGCCGCAGGGTTTGCGTCCCGACTCGCAGGGGGTGGGCAGGAAGTTCTCCTCCTGGCAGCGCAGCGTTTCCGAGGTGCCGATGtagcagcccagctcctccccgCAGCAGATGTTGGGCCCGAAGCAGTGGCCCTTGTTCCGGGGACCGCAGGGCAGGCACTGCTCGGGGATCGGGGAGGAAGAAGgttgggagaagggaaggatggGGATGGGAGTGCTCCGAGCCCCCCAGGACCTACCTTCCTGATGTCCATGTCCAGCACAGCGCGTTTGCCCCCGATGGGGCAGTTCTGGATGTAGCAAGCGGAGGAAAGAGTCAGGAGCCCCAGGAGGCAGAGGGCCAGAGCCTTGCAGGACATAGCGGCGGGACAGGGGGGATTTTTGGCTGCTCATCCCAACAGCTGGCCCTGTATTTATAGTCCTGGCTCCTGCTTAGGGATTCTGGCACCGGCGTCACCCGTGTTCCTTAAAAACCACAAGGCATTGCTTCCCACAGCGGAGGGCTCGGCTAATAGCCGGAGGTCGAG
This region includes:
- the LOC128806495 gene encoding neurophysin 1-like gives rise to the protein MSCKALALCLLGLLTLSSACYIQNCPIGGKRAVLDMDIRKCLPCGPRNKGHCFGPNICCGEELGCYIGTSETLRCQEENFLPTPCESGRKPCGSGGSCAAPGICCSTEGCGTDSSCDQEMLFV